The Sphingobacteriales bacterium nucleotide sequence ATTGGAAAGGTCGTACCGCTGAAAAGTCAGGGAATTGTAGGTGGTAAAATAATCGTCAGGGAAACGTAGCCTTTGTCCGAGCCCAACGGTTACGCCAGCGATATTAATACTGCTACGTAGAGGATCTGTTTTTTTCTTTCCATTGGATTGAAATGAACGATAAAAACTGATAGATAATGAGTTAGGCTTTTTTCCTCCAAGCCATGGCTCGGTAAATGAAAGATTGAATGAGCTGAAATAAATGGCATTTGATTGAAAACGCAGGCTCAGACGCTGACCGTCTCCTGAAGGCAAGGGTTGCCATTCTTTAAATTTAAAAAATTTTCTTGAAGAAAAATTGCTGAACATAAAACCAAGGCTGCCCACGAATTGTCCTGCACCCCATCCACCCTGAAGCTGAAACTGATCGGATGGTTTTTCTACCAGAATATATTCAAGATCGACAGTCCCTTTTTCAGGATCAGGTGTGGGGATGACATTCATCTGTTCTGGGTCAAAATATCCGAGGTTTGCCAGTTCACGTTGTGTCCGGATAATATCTGACCTGCTGAATTTCATGCCGGGTCTTGTCCTGATTTCACGCATGATGACGTGGTCGCTTGTCCGTGTGTTTCCACTGATTAAAACCTTGCTGACAGTTGCCGGAGGGCCTTCAAATATCCTTATTTCTATATCAATACTATCATTTTCAACTTTCACTTCTACGGGATTTATATTGAAAAAGAGATAGCCGTTGTCCATATATAATGAACTGACATCCAGACCTGCCGGATTCATGTTGAGCTTCTGGCTGAGCACTTCAGGATTATAAACATCTCCCTTTTTAATGCCAAGTATAGCGTTCAGTTCTTCATCTGAATATTTGGTATTTCCTGTCCAGTAGATATTTCTGAAATAATATTTTCTGCCCTCATTAATTTTAATATTGACAGTCAGCTTGTTGTCGGCTCCGATTAGTACAGTATCATACTCAATTTTTGCATCCCGGTAACCATGTTTATTGTAATAAGCTATGACCCTGTTTTTATCTTCTTCATATTTTTCGGCAAGAAATTTAAAGGAATAATAAAAGTTCCATCCTTTAAACATTTTTGTTTTCTTCATTAGTGATTTGATTTTTGAGGTCTTTACTGCGTTATTTCCCTCAATTCCGATATACCCGATTTTAACTTTCTCATTTTTGTTGACATTGACCGTGAGTTTAATGCTATTGTTGTTAAAAAGCGTGTCAGGCTCCGGAATTATTTTTATTTCGGGTTTCAGATAACCTTTTTCTACATAGAATTCATTTACTTTGTTGTAAAGGGTTTGTATCAGATAATCCGTTACAATTTCTCCCTTGACGATGGTAAGTTTATCTTCTATTTTTTTTGCTTCTGATTTGGAAATACCGGTAAAGGTATATTTTGATAAACGTGGCGCTGACTGAA carries:
- the bamA gene encoding outer membrane protein assembly factor BamA codes for the protein MMKKILLFFVCLASSLSIFAQNDQNSASLPKKYIIGAIHVEGNENIDPALVIAFSGLSVGNELFIPGDRLGIAIRNLWKQKLFSDINILADSMTEDIIYLTIKVQSAPRLSKYTFTGISKSEAKKIEDKLTIVKGEIVTDYLIQTLYNKVNEFYVEKGYLKPEIKIIPEPDTLFNNNSIKLTVNVNKNEKVKIGYIGIEGNNAVKTSKIKSLMKKTKMFKGWNFYYSFKFLAEKYEEDKNRVIAYYNKHGYRDAKIEYDTVLIGADNKLTVNIKINEGRKYYFRNIYWTGNTKYSDEELNAILGIKKGDVYNPEVLSQKLNMNPAGLDVSSLYMDNGYLFFNINPVEVKVENDSIDIEIRIFEGPPATVSKVLISGNTRTSDHVIMREIRTRPGMKFSRSDIIRTQRELANLGYFDPEQMNVIPTPDPEKGTVDLEYILVEKPSDQFQLQGGWGAGQFVGSLGFMFSNFSSRKFFKFKEWQPLPSGDGQRLSLRFQSNAIYFSSFNLSFTEPWLGGKKPNSLSISFYRSFQSNGKKKTDPLRSSINIAGVTVGLGQRLRFPDDYFTTYNSLTFQRYDLSNYTYEFSFANGYSNNLNFRHLISRNSVDQPIYPRRGSNFSLSLQWTPPYSLFTNKDWSNATLQEKYKWSEYHKWRFDASWFLNIVQNLVLNARMQYGFIGFFNPKVGLTPFERFYVGGSGLTGFHLDGRELIALRGYEDNSLTAQNATEKGGTIFNKYTLELRYPLTLNQSATIYALVFAEAGNSWLRFKEFNPFKVYRSLGAGIRIFMPMFGLLGFDWGYGFDAVPGSPEANKSQFHISIGQEF